One Xiphophorus maculatus strain JP 163 A chromosome 9, X_maculatus-5.0-male, whole genome shotgun sequence DNA segment encodes these proteins:
- the crtc1 gene encoding CREB-regulated transcription coactivator 1 isoform X1, which translates to MASSNNPRKFSEKIALHNQKQAEETAAFEEVMKDLNITRAARLQLQKTQYLQLGQNRGQYYGGSLPNVNQIGNGNIDLPFQNSVLDTSRTSRHHGLVDRVYRDRNRITSPHRRPLSVDKHGRQIDSCPYSSVYLSPPPDTSWRRTNSDSALHQSAMNPKPQEVFSGGSQELQPKRVLLLTVPGTENSESDADKDVQKQLWDDKKDDASQPNTCDVPGINIFPSPDQELSPSVVPAAHNTGGSLPDLTNIQFPPPLSTPLDPEDTVSFPSLSSANSTGSLTTNLTHLGISAASHGITAPSQPSMTVTGQRRQPPVVPLTLTSDLHLQQSPQQLSPTLSSPVNITQALQTETLTLEQQLSQYPLFNQLTPQAQAQLLSDLQKQPALPQGIQLIALPTLASSGTATASSPSPDSQTTASMSISSYRNQTGSPATQSPTSPVSNQGFSPGGSPQHIPVVGSIFGDSFYDQQLASRQTNALSHQLEQFNMIESPISSSSLFSQCSTLNYTQAAMMGLTGSSLQDSQQLNYSSHGNIPNIILTVTGESPPSLSKELTNSLAGVGDVSFDADSQFPLDELKIDPLTLDGLHMLNDPDMVLADPATEDTFRMDRL; encoded by the exons ATGGCGTCCTCTAACAATCCGCGCAAATTTAGCGAAAAAATCGCTTTGCATAATCAAAAGCAGGCGGAGGAGACTGCCGCTTTTGAAGAAGTGATGAAGGACTTGAACATCACCAGAGCCGCTCGG TTGCAGTTACAGAAGACCCAGTATTTGCAACTAGGGCAGAATCGTGGACAGTACTATGGAGGCTCACTGCCCAATGTCAATCAGATTGGGAATGGCAACATTGACCTGCCTTTTCAG AACTCTGTGCTGGACACCAGTCGGACAAGCAGGCACCATGGACTCGTGGACCGTGTTTACCGCGATCGTAACCGCATCACGTCTCCTCACCGTCGCCCACTTTCAGTGGACAAACACGGTCGCCAA ATTGACAGCTGTCCCTACAGTTCAGTTTACCTCTCCCCACCGCCAGACACAAGCTGGAGAAG GACAAATTCGGATTCGGCCTTACACCAGAGCGCCATGAACCCGAAGCCCCAGGAGGTGTTTTCAGGAGGATCGCAGGAGCTGCAGCCTAAACGAG TGCTGCTGCTTACAGTGCCTGGGACGGAAAATTCAGAGTCGGATGCAGACAAGGATGTACAGAAGCAGCTGTGGGATGACAAGAAG gaTGATGCATCTCAGCCTAATACCTGTGATGTGCCAGGAATCAA TATATTCCCGTCACCAGACCAGGAATTAAGCCCGTCTGTGGTCCCAGCTGCTCACAACACTGGTGGTTCGCTGCCGGATCTGACTAACATCCAGTTCCCTCCTCCGCTGTCCACACCACTTGACCCCGAGGACACCGTGTCCTTCCCCTCACTCAGCTCAGCCAACAGCACGGGCAGCCTGACCACCAACCTCACCCACCTGGGCATCAGTGCTGCAAGTCATG GGATCACCGCGCCCTCTCAGCCGTCCATGACTGTAACGGGCCAGCGCAGGCAGCCACCTGTGGTGCCACTTACTctcacctctgacctccacCTCCAACAGTCCCCACAGCAGCTCTCACCCACGCTCTCCTCACCTGTTAATATTACACAG GCtttgcaaacagaaacattaactTTGGAACAGCAGCTTTCCCAGTATCCCCTGTTCAACCAGCTGACGCCTCAGGCCCAGGCTCAGCTACTCAGTGACCTCCAGAAACAGCCGGCGCTGCCACAGGGCATCCAGCTCATCGCTCTGCCCACTCTGGCCTCGTCTGGGACAGCCACTGCAAGCAGTCCCTCCCCGGACAGCCAAACCACCGCCAGCATGAGCATCAGCTCG TATCGCAATCAGACTGGCTCACCAGCCACTCAGTCTCCAACCTCCCCAGTCTCCAATCAAGGCTTCTCCCCTGGAGGCTCGCCTCAA CACATTCCTGTGGTGGGCAGTATATTTGGCGACTCCTTCTATGATCAGCAGCTGGCATCGAGGCAGACCAATGCACTCTCTCACCAG CTTGAGCAGTTCAACATGATTGAAAGTCCCATCAGCTCGTCCAGCCTTTTCAGCCAATGCTCCACCCTCAACTACACGCAGGCGGCCATGATGGGCCTCACCGGCAGCAGCTTACAGGACTCGCAGCAACTCAACTACAGTAGCCATGGCAACATCCCCAACATCATTCTAACAG TCACAGGTGAGTCTCCGCCCAGCCTCTCTAAAGAGCTGACCAACTCTCTGGCGGGTGTTGGTGATGTCAGCTTCGATGCCGACTCCCAGTTCCCCCTGGATGAGCTGAAGATAGATCCACTCACACTGGACGGACTGCACATGCTCAATGACCCCGACATGGTGCTCGCTGACCCCGCCACAGAGGACACGTTCAGGATGGACAGGCTGTAG
- the crtc1 gene encoding CREB-regulated transcription coactivator 1 isoform X3, translating to MASSNNPRKFSEKIALHNQKQAEETAAFEEVMKDLNITRAARNSVLDTSRTSRHHGLVDRVYRDRNRITSPHRRPLSVDKHGRQIDSCPYSSVYLSPPPDTSWRRTNSDSALHQSAMNPKPQEVFSGGSQELQPKRVLLLTVPGTENSESDADKDVQKQLWDDKKDDASQPNTCDVPGINIFPSPDQELSPSVVPAAHNTGGSLPDLTNIQFPPPLSTPLDPEDTVSFPSLSSANSTGSLTTNLTHLGISAASHGITAPSQPSMTVTGQRRQPPVVPLTLTSDLHLQQSPQQLSPTLSSPVNITQALQTETLTLEQQLSQYPLFNQLTPQAQAQLLSDLQKQPALPQGIQLIALPTLASSGTATASSPSPDSQTTASMSISSYRNQTGSPATQSPTSPVSNQGFSPGGSPQHIPVVGSIFGDSFYDQQLASRQTNALSHQLEQFNMIESPISSSSLFSQCSTLNYTQAAMMGLTGSSLQDSQQLNYSSHGNIPNIILTVTGESPPSLSKELTNSLAGVGDVSFDADSQFPLDELKIDPLTLDGLHMLNDPDMVLADPATEDTFRMDRL from the exons ATGGCGTCCTCTAACAATCCGCGCAAATTTAGCGAAAAAATCGCTTTGCATAATCAAAAGCAGGCGGAGGAGACTGCCGCTTTTGAAGAAGTGATGAAGGACTTGAACATCACCAGAGCCGCTCGG AACTCTGTGCTGGACACCAGTCGGACAAGCAGGCACCATGGACTCGTGGACCGTGTTTACCGCGATCGTAACCGCATCACGTCTCCTCACCGTCGCCCACTTTCAGTGGACAAACACGGTCGCCAA ATTGACAGCTGTCCCTACAGTTCAGTTTACCTCTCCCCACCGCCAGACACAAGCTGGAGAAG GACAAATTCGGATTCGGCCTTACACCAGAGCGCCATGAACCCGAAGCCCCAGGAGGTGTTTTCAGGAGGATCGCAGGAGCTGCAGCCTAAACGAG TGCTGCTGCTTACAGTGCCTGGGACGGAAAATTCAGAGTCGGATGCAGACAAGGATGTACAGAAGCAGCTGTGGGATGACAAGAAG gaTGATGCATCTCAGCCTAATACCTGTGATGTGCCAGGAATCAA TATATTCCCGTCACCAGACCAGGAATTAAGCCCGTCTGTGGTCCCAGCTGCTCACAACACTGGTGGTTCGCTGCCGGATCTGACTAACATCCAGTTCCCTCCTCCGCTGTCCACACCACTTGACCCCGAGGACACCGTGTCCTTCCCCTCACTCAGCTCAGCCAACAGCACGGGCAGCCTGACCACCAACCTCACCCACCTGGGCATCAGTGCTGCAAGTCATG GGATCACCGCGCCCTCTCAGCCGTCCATGACTGTAACGGGCCAGCGCAGGCAGCCACCTGTGGTGCCACTTACTctcacctctgacctccacCTCCAACAGTCCCCACAGCAGCTCTCACCCACGCTCTCCTCACCTGTTAATATTACACAG GCtttgcaaacagaaacattaactTTGGAACAGCAGCTTTCCCAGTATCCCCTGTTCAACCAGCTGACGCCTCAGGCCCAGGCTCAGCTACTCAGTGACCTCCAGAAACAGCCGGCGCTGCCACAGGGCATCCAGCTCATCGCTCTGCCCACTCTGGCCTCGTCTGGGACAGCCACTGCAAGCAGTCCCTCCCCGGACAGCCAAACCACCGCCAGCATGAGCATCAGCTCG TATCGCAATCAGACTGGCTCACCAGCCACTCAGTCTCCAACCTCCCCAGTCTCCAATCAAGGCTTCTCCCCTGGAGGCTCGCCTCAA CACATTCCTGTGGTGGGCAGTATATTTGGCGACTCCTTCTATGATCAGCAGCTGGCATCGAGGCAGACCAATGCACTCTCTCACCAG CTTGAGCAGTTCAACATGATTGAAAGTCCCATCAGCTCGTCCAGCCTTTTCAGCCAATGCTCCACCCTCAACTACACGCAGGCGGCCATGATGGGCCTCACCGGCAGCAGCTTACAGGACTCGCAGCAACTCAACTACAGTAGCCATGGCAACATCCCCAACATCATTCTAACAG TCACAGGTGAGTCTCCGCCCAGCCTCTCTAAAGAGCTGACCAACTCTCTGGCGGGTGTTGGTGATGTCAGCTTCGATGCCGACTCCCAGTTCCCCCTGGATGAGCTGAAGATAGATCCACTCACACTGGACGGACTGCACATGCTCAATGACCCCGACATGGTGCTCGCTGACCCCGCCACAGAGGACACGTTCAGGATGGACAGGCTGTAG
- the klhl26 gene encoding kelch-like protein 26 isoform X1 — translation MAESDGGDFAPNQSENSMANKNSTLRCTFSAPSHSATLLQGLSVLRAQGQLLDVVLAVNEEHFQVHKAVLAACSDYFRAMFTGGMRESNQDTIELKGLSARGLKHIIDFAYSSDVTLDLDCIQDVLGAAVFLQMVPVVELCEEFLKSAMSVETCLHIGQMATTFSLSSLKESVDAFTFCHFLQIAEEEDFLHIPMERLIFFLQSNKLKNCKEIDLFHAAIRWLQHDESRRAQASSVLCHVRFPLMLSSELVDSVQTVDIMVEDVLCRQYLLEAFNYQILPFRQHEMQSSRTLIRSDVLSLITFGGTPYTDNDRTVSTKSYYLPDAASRQFKELTEMETGCSHSCVAVLDNFVYIVGGQHLQYRSGEGAVDNCFRYDPHLNQWLRIQSMQEARIQFQLNVLQGQLYATGGRNRSGSLSSMECYCPKKNEWSYVEPLKRRIWGHAGTSCREKLYISGGYGVSLDDKKTLHCYDPISDQWDFKAPMNEPRVLHAMISTQQRVYALGGRMDHVDRCFDVLAVEYYSPESDQWTTVSPMRAGQSEAGCCLLDAKVYIIGGYNWHLNNVTSIVQVYNTETDEWERDLHFPESFAGIASTPIILPQNTTQH, via the exons ATGGCGGAGTCGGACGGTGGCGATTTTGCTCCGAACCAGTCGGAGAACAG TATGGCTAACAAGAATAGTACCCTGCGCTGTACTTTCTCCGCCCCGAGCCATAGTGCCACTCTCCTCCAGGGCTTGTCGGTTTTGCGGGCTCAGGGTCAGCTCCTGGATGTCGTGCTGGCTGTCAATGAAGAGCACTTCCAGGTCCATAAAGCAGTGCTGGCCGCCTGTAGTGATTACTTCAG AGCTATGTTTACAGGAGGCATGAGGGAGTCAAACCAAGACACCATTGAGCTGAAGGGTTTGTCAGCCCGAGGGCTGAAACATATCATCGACTTTGCCTACAGTTCAGATGTAACTTTAGACCTGGACTGTATTCAGGATGTTCTGGGGGCTGCTGTGTTTCTCCAGATGGTTCCCGTAGTGGAGCTTTGTGAGGAATTTCTTAAGTCTGCAATGAGTGTCGAGACCTGCCTTCACATTGGGCAGATGGCCACCACGTTCAGCTTGTCTTCCCTCAAAGAGTCCGTGGATGCCTTCACCTTTTGTCACTTCCTCCAGATTGCTGAAGAAGAGGACTTTCTTCACATTCCTATGGAGCGCCTCATCTTCTTCCTGCAAAGCAACAAGCTGAAGAACTGCAAGGAGATCGACCTCTTCCACGCTGCCATAAGGTGGCTCCAGCATGATGAGTCCCGTCGGGCTCAGGCGAGCAGCGTCCTCTGTCACGTGCGGTTTCCACTCATGCTCTCCTCAGAGTTGGTAGACAGTGTTCAGACGGTGGACATCATGGTGGAGGATGTGCTATGCCGCCAGTATCTCCTTGAGGCTTTCAATTACCAGATCCTTCCCTTCCGACAGCATGAAATGCAGTCCTCACGGACGCTCATCCGCTCTGACGTGTTGTCCCTCATCACCTTTGGTGGGACCCCCTACACTGACAACGACCGCACAGTGAGCACCAAGTCTTACTACCTTCCTGATGCTGCTTCCCGTCAGTTCAAAGAGCTGACAGAAATGGAGACAGGGTGCAGCCATTCCTGTGTCGCAGTGCTTGACAACTTTGTGTACATTGTCGGTGGGCAGCACTTACAATACCGCAGTGGGGAGGGGGCTGTGGACAACTGTTTCCGCTACGACCCGCATCTTAACCAGTGGCTACGCATCCAATCCATGCAGGAGGCTCGCATCCAGTTTCAACTCAATGTCCTGCAGGGACAACTATACGCAACTGGAGGCCGTAATCGATCCGGGAGTCTGTCTTCCATGGAGTGTTATTGCCCAAAAAAGAACGAGTGGTCTTATGTGGAACCGTTGAAACGCAGAATTTGGGGCCATGCTGGGACTTCGTGCAGAGAAAAGTTGTACATTTCAGGAGGTTACGGGGTCTCGTTGGACGACAAGAAAACGCTCCACTGCTATGATCCAATATCAGACCAGTGGGACTTCAAAGCCCCCATGAATGAACCCAGAGTGCTGCACGCCATGATCAGCACCCAACAACGTGTTTACGCTCTGGGTGGCCGCATGGACCATGTGGACCGCTGTTTCGATGTGCTGGCGGTTGAATATTACAGTCCAGAAAGTGACCAGTGGACGACTGTCAGTCCCATGAGAGCAGGGCAGTCCGAGGCGGGCTGCTGCCTTCTGGATGCTAAGGTCTACATCATAGGGGGCTATAACTGGCACCTGAACAATGTCACAAGCATCGTTCAAGTCTACAACACCGAGACGGATGAGTGGGAAAGGGATCTGCACTTTCCAGAATCATTTGCTGGCATCGCAAGTACGCCGATTATACTTCCTCAGAACACCACACAACACTGA
- the crtc1 gene encoding CREB-regulated transcription coactivator 1 isoform X2, with protein sequence MASSNNPRKFSEKIALHNQKQAEETAAFEEVMKDLNITRAARLQLQKTQYLQLGQNRGQYYGGSLPNVNQIGNGNIDLPFQNSVLDTSRTSRHHGLVDRVYRDRNRITSPHRRPLSVDKHGRQIDSCPYSSVYLSPPPDTSWRRTNSDSALHQSAMNPKPQEVFSGGSQELQPKRVPGTENSESDADKDVQKQLWDDKKDDASQPNTCDVPGINIFPSPDQELSPSVVPAAHNTGGSLPDLTNIQFPPPLSTPLDPEDTVSFPSLSSANSTGSLTTNLTHLGISAASHGITAPSQPSMTVTGQRRQPPVVPLTLTSDLHLQQSPQQLSPTLSSPVNITQALQTETLTLEQQLSQYPLFNQLTPQAQAQLLSDLQKQPALPQGIQLIALPTLASSGTATASSPSPDSQTTASMSISSYRNQTGSPATQSPTSPVSNQGFSPGGSPQHIPVVGSIFGDSFYDQQLASRQTNALSHQLEQFNMIESPISSSSLFSQCSTLNYTQAAMMGLTGSSLQDSQQLNYSSHGNIPNIILTVTGESPPSLSKELTNSLAGVGDVSFDADSQFPLDELKIDPLTLDGLHMLNDPDMVLADPATEDTFRMDRL encoded by the exons ATGGCGTCCTCTAACAATCCGCGCAAATTTAGCGAAAAAATCGCTTTGCATAATCAAAAGCAGGCGGAGGAGACTGCCGCTTTTGAAGAAGTGATGAAGGACTTGAACATCACCAGAGCCGCTCGG TTGCAGTTACAGAAGACCCAGTATTTGCAACTAGGGCAGAATCGTGGACAGTACTATGGAGGCTCACTGCCCAATGTCAATCAGATTGGGAATGGCAACATTGACCTGCCTTTTCAG AACTCTGTGCTGGACACCAGTCGGACAAGCAGGCACCATGGACTCGTGGACCGTGTTTACCGCGATCGTAACCGCATCACGTCTCCTCACCGTCGCCCACTTTCAGTGGACAAACACGGTCGCCAA ATTGACAGCTGTCCCTACAGTTCAGTTTACCTCTCCCCACCGCCAGACACAAGCTGGAGAAG GACAAATTCGGATTCGGCCTTACACCAGAGCGCCATGAACCCGAAGCCCCAGGAGGTGTTTTCAGGAGGATCGCAGGAGCTGCAGCCTAAACGAG TGCCTGGGACGGAAAATTCAGAGTCGGATGCAGACAAGGATGTACAGAAGCAGCTGTGGGATGACAAGAAG gaTGATGCATCTCAGCCTAATACCTGTGATGTGCCAGGAATCAA TATATTCCCGTCACCAGACCAGGAATTAAGCCCGTCTGTGGTCCCAGCTGCTCACAACACTGGTGGTTCGCTGCCGGATCTGACTAACATCCAGTTCCCTCCTCCGCTGTCCACACCACTTGACCCCGAGGACACCGTGTCCTTCCCCTCACTCAGCTCAGCCAACAGCACGGGCAGCCTGACCACCAACCTCACCCACCTGGGCATCAGTGCTGCAAGTCATG GGATCACCGCGCCCTCTCAGCCGTCCATGACTGTAACGGGCCAGCGCAGGCAGCCACCTGTGGTGCCACTTACTctcacctctgacctccacCTCCAACAGTCCCCACAGCAGCTCTCACCCACGCTCTCCTCACCTGTTAATATTACACAG GCtttgcaaacagaaacattaactTTGGAACAGCAGCTTTCCCAGTATCCCCTGTTCAACCAGCTGACGCCTCAGGCCCAGGCTCAGCTACTCAGTGACCTCCAGAAACAGCCGGCGCTGCCACAGGGCATCCAGCTCATCGCTCTGCCCACTCTGGCCTCGTCTGGGACAGCCACTGCAAGCAGTCCCTCCCCGGACAGCCAAACCACCGCCAGCATGAGCATCAGCTCG TATCGCAATCAGACTGGCTCACCAGCCACTCAGTCTCCAACCTCCCCAGTCTCCAATCAAGGCTTCTCCCCTGGAGGCTCGCCTCAA CACATTCCTGTGGTGGGCAGTATATTTGGCGACTCCTTCTATGATCAGCAGCTGGCATCGAGGCAGACCAATGCACTCTCTCACCAG CTTGAGCAGTTCAACATGATTGAAAGTCCCATCAGCTCGTCCAGCCTTTTCAGCCAATGCTCCACCCTCAACTACACGCAGGCGGCCATGATGGGCCTCACCGGCAGCAGCTTACAGGACTCGCAGCAACTCAACTACAGTAGCCATGGCAACATCCCCAACATCATTCTAACAG TCACAGGTGAGTCTCCGCCCAGCCTCTCTAAAGAGCTGACCAACTCTCTGGCGGGTGTTGGTGATGTCAGCTTCGATGCCGACTCCCAGTTCCCCCTGGATGAGCTGAAGATAGATCCACTCACACTGGACGGACTGCACATGCTCAATGACCCCGACATGGTGCTCGCTGACCCCGCCACAGAGGACACGTTCAGGATGGACAGGCTGTAG
- the klhl26 gene encoding kelch-like protein 26 isoform X2 has product MAESDGGDFAPNQSENRAMFTGGMRESNQDTIELKGLSARGLKHIIDFAYSSDVTLDLDCIQDVLGAAVFLQMVPVVELCEEFLKSAMSVETCLHIGQMATTFSLSSLKESVDAFTFCHFLQIAEEEDFLHIPMERLIFFLQSNKLKNCKEIDLFHAAIRWLQHDESRRAQASSVLCHVRFPLMLSSELVDSVQTVDIMVEDVLCRQYLLEAFNYQILPFRQHEMQSSRTLIRSDVLSLITFGGTPYTDNDRTVSTKSYYLPDAASRQFKELTEMETGCSHSCVAVLDNFVYIVGGQHLQYRSGEGAVDNCFRYDPHLNQWLRIQSMQEARIQFQLNVLQGQLYATGGRNRSGSLSSMECYCPKKNEWSYVEPLKRRIWGHAGTSCREKLYISGGYGVSLDDKKTLHCYDPISDQWDFKAPMNEPRVLHAMISTQQRVYALGGRMDHVDRCFDVLAVEYYSPESDQWTTVSPMRAGQSEAGCCLLDAKVYIIGGYNWHLNNVTSIVQVYNTETDEWERDLHFPESFAGIASTPIILPQNTTQH; this is encoded by the exons ATGGCGGAGTCGGACGGTGGCGATTTTGCTCCGAACCAGTCGGAGAACAG AGCTATGTTTACAGGAGGCATGAGGGAGTCAAACCAAGACACCATTGAGCTGAAGGGTTTGTCAGCCCGAGGGCTGAAACATATCATCGACTTTGCCTACAGTTCAGATGTAACTTTAGACCTGGACTGTATTCAGGATGTTCTGGGGGCTGCTGTGTTTCTCCAGATGGTTCCCGTAGTGGAGCTTTGTGAGGAATTTCTTAAGTCTGCAATGAGTGTCGAGACCTGCCTTCACATTGGGCAGATGGCCACCACGTTCAGCTTGTCTTCCCTCAAAGAGTCCGTGGATGCCTTCACCTTTTGTCACTTCCTCCAGATTGCTGAAGAAGAGGACTTTCTTCACATTCCTATGGAGCGCCTCATCTTCTTCCTGCAAAGCAACAAGCTGAAGAACTGCAAGGAGATCGACCTCTTCCACGCTGCCATAAGGTGGCTCCAGCATGATGAGTCCCGTCGGGCTCAGGCGAGCAGCGTCCTCTGTCACGTGCGGTTTCCACTCATGCTCTCCTCAGAGTTGGTAGACAGTGTTCAGACGGTGGACATCATGGTGGAGGATGTGCTATGCCGCCAGTATCTCCTTGAGGCTTTCAATTACCAGATCCTTCCCTTCCGACAGCATGAAATGCAGTCCTCACGGACGCTCATCCGCTCTGACGTGTTGTCCCTCATCACCTTTGGTGGGACCCCCTACACTGACAACGACCGCACAGTGAGCACCAAGTCTTACTACCTTCCTGATGCTGCTTCCCGTCAGTTCAAAGAGCTGACAGAAATGGAGACAGGGTGCAGCCATTCCTGTGTCGCAGTGCTTGACAACTTTGTGTACATTGTCGGTGGGCAGCACTTACAATACCGCAGTGGGGAGGGGGCTGTGGACAACTGTTTCCGCTACGACCCGCATCTTAACCAGTGGCTACGCATCCAATCCATGCAGGAGGCTCGCATCCAGTTTCAACTCAATGTCCTGCAGGGACAACTATACGCAACTGGAGGCCGTAATCGATCCGGGAGTCTGTCTTCCATGGAGTGTTATTGCCCAAAAAAGAACGAGTGGTCTTATGTGGAACCGTTGAAACGCAGAATTTGGGGCCATGCTGGGACTTCGTGCAGAGAAAAGTTGTACATTTCAGGAGGTTACGGGGTCTCGTTGGACGACAAGAAAACGCTCCACTGCTATGATCCAATATCAGACCAGTGGGACTTCAAAGCCCCCATGAATGAACCCAGAGTGCTGCACGCCATGATCAGCACCCAACAACGTGTTTACGCTCTGGGTGGCCGCATGGACCATGTGGACCGCTGTTTCGATGTGCTGGCGGTTGAATATTACAGTCCAGAAAGTGACCAGTGGACGACTGTCAGTCCCATGAGAGCAGGGCAGTCCGAGGCGGGCTGCTGCCTTCTGGATGCTAAGGTCTACATCATAGGGGGCTATAACTGGCACCTGAACAATGTCACAAGCATCGTTCAAGTCTACAACACCGAGACGGATGAGTGGGAAAGGGATCTGCACTTTCCAGAATCATTTGCTGGCATCGCAAGTACGCCGATTATACTTCCTCAGAACACCACACAACACTGA